The following proteins are encoded in a genomic region of Deltaproteobacteria bacterium:
- a CDS encoding NADH-quinone oxidoreductase subunit M produces the protein MNFFMTHLLSFLVFSPLLGILLLLFIPSEKTGLVRRIGFLSSLIPFSLSLVLYSRFPDFYPLDSVFTFKELSPWIPSLGIYYRLGVDGISLFLILLTTLLVPIVLAASWTDTQRRVREYFIFFLLLEVGMIGVFVALDLFLFYIFWEVMLVPMYFLIGIWGGERRLYAAIKFVLYTMVGSLLMLAAILYLYFAAGHSFNLTDYLNLSLPVSSQKWLFGAFALAFAIKVPLFPFHTWLPDAHVEAPTGGSVILAGVLLKMGTYGLLRFAFPLFPAAASYFSPLLIALAVIGILYGALVAMVQTDIKKLVAFSSVSHMGFIVLGLVAGTPEAVSGAVLQMVNHGLSTGALFLLVGMIYERRHTRKIEDYGGLASLLPWFTTAFIIVSLSSIGLPGTNGFIGEFLILLGTFPTHPLAASLATLGVILSAVYLLWMIKRVFFGALQHQENKALQDLSWREVGLLLPILLLIFQIGLTPSVYLRKIEPAAKVWGLAKKGVPEVMVR, from the coding sequence ATGAACTTTTTTATGACCCATCTGCTTTCGTTTCTTGTCTTTTCCCCGCTCTTGGGGATTCTCCTCCTTTTGTTTATTCCCAGCGAGAAGACAGGTCTCGTCCGGCGGATCGGTTTTCTTTCTTCCCTCATTCCATTTTCCCTTTCCCTCGTGCTTTACAGCCGCTTTCCGGATTTCTATCCGCTTGATTCTGTTTTTACCTTCAAGGAGTTGTCTCCATGGATCCCGTCATTGGGGATCTATTACAGGCTTGGCGTTGACGGGATCAGTCTCTTTTTGATCCTGCTCACCACACTCCTTGTACCGATAGTCCTGGCCGCTTCCTGGACCGATACCCAGCGCAGAGTTCGCGAGTATTTCATTTTTTTCCTGTTGCTTGAAGTAGGGATGATCGGCGTCTTTGTGGCCCTGGACCTCTTTCTCTTTTATATCTTTTGGGAGGTGATGCTGGTCCCGATGTATTTCTTGATCGGGATTTGGGGAGGGGAGAGACGCCTCTACGCGGCAATCAAGTTTGTCCTGTACACGATGGTTGGGTCTCTCTTGATGCTGGCGGCGATTTTGTATCTCTACTTTGCCGCCGGGCACTCGTTTAATCTGACGGATTACCTCAATCTTTCTCTTCCGGTTTCATCGCAAAAATGGCTTTTTGGGGCCTTTGCCTTGGCCTTTGCGATCAAGGTTCCCCTGTTTCCCTTTCACACCTGGCTTCCGGATGCGCATGTGGAGGCGCCGACCGGTGGCAGTGTGATCCTGGCTGGTGTCTTGCTCAAGATGGGGACCTACGGACTCCTCCGGTTTGCCTTTCCCCTTTTCCCGGCGGCCGCCTCCTATTTTTCACCGCTCCTGATTGCCTTGGCCGTAATCGGAATTCTCTACGGGGCGCTCGTGGCGATGGTCCAGACTGATATTAAAAAACTGGTTGCCTTTTCTTCTGTTTCGCACATGGGATTTATTGTCCTTGGCCTGGTGGCCGGGACGCCCGAGGCGGTTTCCGGCGCGGTCCTTCAGATGGTCAACCATGGGCTTTCCACCGGGGCCCTCTTTCTTTTGGTCGGGATGATTTACGAACGGCGGCATACCCGTAAAATTGAAGATTACGGGGGGCTCGCCTCTCTCCTTCCCTGGTTTACCACCGCCTTTATTATTGTTTCTCTTTCTTCAATCGGGCTTCCGGGGACAAACGGGTTTATCGGTGAATTTCTGATCCTGCTCGGGACATTCCCAACACACCCTCTGGCGGCGAGTCTTGCGACGCTAGGGGTCATCCTTTCCGCTGTTTATCTCCTCTGGATGATCAAGAGGGTTTTCTTTGGTGCCCTCCAACATCAGGAGAACAAGGCCCTTCAGGATCTTTCCTGGCGCGAGGTGGGGCTCTTGTTGCCGATCCTCCTCCTCATTTTTCAAATCGGTCTAACCCCTTCCGTCTATCTCCGCAAAATTGAACCGGCGGCCAAGGTCTGGGGGCTTGCCAAGAAGGGGGTTCCGGAGGTGATGGTGCGATGA
- the nuoL gene encoding NADH-quinone oxidoreductase subunit L codes for MESLILGIPLSQIVCWIPGLPLLGAIINGLLSLFAVRRKRGVPRSLVSLFGVGFPLLAFGLALVVFFLFKEMAIGEKVGPLFPWMEVGRLKIEFSFFIDRLSLVMILVVTGVGSLIHLYSVGYMTEDPGFSRYFCYLNLFLFAMLLLVLGESLPVVFIGWEGVGLCSYLLIGFWFTDAEKATAGLKAFVVNRIGDAGFLIGMFLLFKAAGSLSFPVLASRTDLLAPVATIACLAFFAGVCGKSAQIPLYVWLPDAMAGPTPVSALIHAATMVTAGIYLISRLSFLYLLSPVAMNVVASVGAATALFAALIALTQRDIKKVLAYSTVSQLGIMVMGVGVGAFAAGIFHLMTHAFFKACLFLGAGSIIHALSGEQDLFKMGGLKGKMPVTFATFGMASLALAGIFPFAGFFSKDEILWQTFAQGHKILWGVGFLTAGLTSFYTCRALALAFLGKAREKFHPHESPLSMTLPLVFLGLLSLVGGWIGIPEALKGDNIFYQWIVPVFAYPSVVEGAGKGSHGLELILSVVTLLFAFHMGLVALILYSQKLGRVTQMARRFFWLHRFSENKFYIDEIYERLVLKPLLFISDKILWKGTDEKVIDGLMVNGSGQGVRLGGQILSLLQTGRLQNYALFFGIGAIVLIAYFVL; via the coding sequence ATGGAATCACTTATTTTAGGTATCCCGCTTTCGCAAATTGTCTGTTGGATCCCCGGTCTTCCGTTGCTGGGAGCGATCATCAACGGGCTCCTGTCGCTCTTTGCCGTTCGCCGCAAAAGGGGGGTTCCGCGATCACTCGTTTCCCTGTTCGGGGTTGGTTTTCCCCTGCTCGCCTTCGGCCTCGCCCTCGTTGTCTTCTTCCTCTTCAAAGAGATGGCGATCGGCGAAAAGGTCGGGCCTCTCTTCCCCTGGATGGAGGTTGGCCGGTTAAAGATAGAGTTCTCCTTTTTCATTGATCGTCTCTCCCTGGTGATGATCCTCGTCGTGACCGGGGTTGGTTCCCTGATCCATCTTTATTCAGTTGGTTACATGACCGAGGACCCCGGGTTCAGCCGGTACTTTTGCTACCTCAACCTTTTTCTCTTTGCGATGCTCCTCCTGGTGCTGGGAGAGAGTCTGCCGGTAGTCTTCATCGGGTGGGAGGGGGTCGGTTTGTGTTCCTACCTCCTGATCGGTTTTTGGTTTACCGATGCCGAAAAGGCGACTGCCGGGCTCAAGGCCTTTGTGGTCAACCGGATCGGGGATGCCGGTTTTTTAATCGGGATGTTTCTCCTCTTCAAGGCGGCCGGGAGTCTCAGTTTCCCGGTTTTAGCCTCAAGGACCGATCTGTTGGCCCCTGTGGCGACGATCGCTTGTCTCGCCTTCTTTGCGGGTGTCTGCGGAAAATCGGCCCAGATTCCTTTGTACGTCTGGTTGCCGGATGCGATGGCCGGTCCGACACCGGTTTCCGCCCTGATCCATGCCGCAACGATGGTGACCGCCGGGATCTATCTGATCAGCCGGCTTTCATTCCTCTACCTCCTTTCCCCGGTGGCGATGAATGTTGTTGCCTCCGTCGGTGCCGCCACAGCCCTCTTTGCCGCGCTGATTGCCTTGACACAAAGGGATATTAAAAAAGTCTTGGCCTACTCGACGGTTTCGCAACTGGGAATTATGGTGATGGGGGTTGGTGTCGGGGCGTTTGCCGCCGGGATTTTTCATCTGATGACCCACGCTTTTTTCAAGGCCTGTCTCTTTTTGGGGGCGGGGAGTATCATTCATGCCCTTTCGGGGGAACAGGACCTCTTCAAAATGGGGGGGTTGAAGGGGAAGATGCCGGTCACCTTTGCCACCTTTGGTATGGCGTCACTGGCGCTGGCCGGAATTTTTCCCTTCGCCGGTTTTTTTTCAAAGGATGAAATCCTCTGGCAGACCTTTGCCCAGGGCCACAAGATCCTCTGGGGTGTTGGTTTTCTCACCGCCGGTCTGACGTCATTCTACACCTGCCGCGCCCTGGCCCTCGCCTTTTTGGGCAAAGCCCGGGAAAAGTTTCATCCCCATGAATCCCCTCTCTCCATGACACTCCCGCTTGTTTTTCTAGGACTCCTTTCTCTTGTCGGGGGGTGGATCGGGATTCCGGAGGCGCTCAAGGGAGACAATATTTTTTATCAATGGATCGTCCCGGTCTTTGCCTACCCCTCCGTTGTGGAAGGGGCCGGGAAGGGGTCTCACGGGCTGGAACTGATTCTTTCGGTGGTGACGCTCCTCTTTGCCTTTCATATGGGGTTGGTGGCCCTTATCCTCTATTCGCAGAAACTGGGGAGGGTGACACAAATGGCTCGTCGTTTTTTCTGGTTACACCGGTTCTCAGAAAACAAATTTTACATCGACGAAATCTACGAACGTCTTGTCCTGAAACCGCTCCTTTTCATTTCCGATAAAATCCTCTGGAAGGGGACCGATGAAAAGGTGATTGACGGGCTTATGGTCAATGGTTCGGGCCAGGGTGTCCGGCTGGGGGGGCAGATCTTGTCGCTCCTGCAGACCGGACGTTTGCAGAATTATGCCTTATTCTTCGGGATTGGGGCAATCGTACTGATTGCTTATTTTGTATTATGA
- a CDS encoding helix-turn-helix transcriptional regulator: MKKKRRFLSLDEFGNAIGLSALDKAVVRQKNRMIDCLKVARLRKGLSQGELARRLGTKQPAIARMEAGCVGEVSFDFLIRVALALGVPLEVVSTRKAA, translated from the coding sequence ATGAAAAAGAAACGGCGTTTTTTGAGTCTAGATGAATTTGGCAATGCCATCGGTCTGAGTGCCCTAGACAAAGCAGTCGTCCGGCAAAAAAACCGAATGATTGATTGTCTTAAGGTTGCTCGCCTCAGAAAGGGTCTCTCTCAAGGTGAATTGGCAAGAAGGCTTGGCACGAAACAACCGGCGATAGCCAGGATGGAAGCAGGTTGTGTTGGTGAAGTAAGTTTTGACTTCCTTATTCGGGTTGCGCTAGCGCTCGGAGTCCCTCTCGAAGTAGTCTCTACAAGGAAGGCCGCTTAA
- the nuoK gene encoding NADH-quinone oxidoreductase subunit NuoK, whose translation MTHYLILSALLFSVGVVGVLCRRNALVIFMSVELMLNAANLVFLTFARFQGNLHGQVAAFFVMVVAAAEVAVGLAILVKVFKDRETVDLNEISFMKG comes from the coding sequence ATGACCCATTACCTTATTTTGAGTGCCTTGCTCTTTTCTGTCGGTGTTGTCGGTGTCCTCTGCCGTCGCAACGCCCTGGTGATTTTTATGTCGGTGGAGCTGATGTTGAACGCCGCCAATCTTGTCTTTCTGACCTTCGCCCGTTTTCAGGGGAACCTCCACGGACAGGTGGCGGCCTTTTTCGTGATGGTCGTGGCGGCGGCGGAGGTGGCGGTGGGACTCGCCATTCTGGTCAAGGTTTTCAAGGATCGTGAGACGGTGGATCTGAATGAGATCTCGTTCATGAAGGGGTGA
- a CDS encoding NADH-quinone oxidoreductase subunit N, translated as MSLWLLIIAKALVPFLALSGAGLVLLLFAAFLPRQKGVLFFAPTLVAIVGTFVLAWQAWLSGFPLESGMVLSDKIAYAFDLVFLIATFLALLLSRETEEGSRQGGEYYVLILFATAGMILMAHSGDLLLLFIALEIMSIAAYILAGYSRTLKSSESSMKYFILGAFASGFLLYGIALIYGATGTTDFRMIAEGVNPSQGTSPDPWLIRLGIALLLIGLGFKVAAVPFHFWTPDVYEGAPTPITALMASGVKAAGFIGLVRLAIAFAPYPQIPWTTVISALAILTMTVGNLVALKQSNIKRMLAYSSIAHAGYALVGLAACLNNGLIREEALASVFFYMVAYSLMTIGAFAVVVAVGRKKGDVQSETVEEIGDYAGLSESHPLLAAVMALFMIALTGIPPTIGFIGKFYLLRAAVESGLIGLVVMAVLNSVVSAFYYLGVVSVIYFRKEQGCFTQGESVAPISTPLLIALGLTGVAVAYLGLFPEELFALARQSFQAAVF; from the coding sequence ATGAGTCTCTGGCTCCTTATTATTGCCAAGGCGTTGGTTCCCTTCCTGGCCCTTTCGGGGGCCGGTCTTGTGTTACTCCTCTTTGCGGCCTTTTTACCCCGGCAAAAGGGGGTCCTCTTTTTTGCCCCTACCCTGGTTGCGATTGTTGGGACTTTTGTTCTTGCCTGGCAGGCCTGGTTGAGCGGTTTTCCGCTGGAAAGCGGCATGGTCCTCTCGGACAAGATCGCCTACGCCTTTGATCTTGTCTTCCTGATCGCTACCTTTTTGGCCCTCCTCCTTTCCAGAGAGACGGAAGAGGGGAGTCGTCAGGGGGGAGAGTACTACGTGCTGATCCTCTTTGCGACAGCGGGGATGATCTTGATGGCCCATAGCGGTGACCTGCTTCTTCTATTTATCGCCCTCGAGATCATGAGTATCGCCGCCTATATCCTTGCCGGTTATAGCCGAACTCTTAAGTCCTCTGAGTCGTCGATGAAATATTTCATTTTGGGGGCTTTCGCCTCCGGTTTTTTACTGTATGGGATCGCCCTTATCTACGGAGCGACCGGGACGACCGATTTCAGGATGATTGCTGAGGGGGTCAACCCGAGCCAAGGGACTTCCCCCGACCCGTGGTTGATCCGGCTCGGGATCGCCCTCCTCCTGATCGGGCTCGGTTTCAAGGTGGCCGCGGTTCCTTTCCACTTCTGGACGCCAGATGTCTATGAAGGGGCGCCGACCCCGATCACCGCCCTGATGGCCTCCGGGGTTAAGGCGGCCGGGTTTATCGGACTGGTCCGTTTGGCGATCGCCTTTGCCCCCTACCCGCAGATCCCATGGACCACGGTTATTTCAGCGCTCGCCATCTTGACGATGACGGTGGGGAATCTGGTCGCCTTGAAACAGAGCAACATCAAAAGGATGTTGGCCTATTCCTCGATCGCCCATGCCGGTTACGCCCTTGTAGGGCTCGCAGCCTGTCTCAACAACGGCCTGATCCGGGAAGAGGCGTTGGCCTCTGTCTTCTTTTATATGGTGGCCTATTCGTTGATGACGATCGGTGCCTTTGCTGTGGTTGTGGCAGTCGGACGAAAAAAAGGGGATGTTCAGAGTGAAACAGTTGAGGAGATCGGGGATTATGCTGGTCTTTCCGAATCGCACCCACTCTTGGCCGCGGTCATGGCGCTCTTTATGATCGCCTTAACCGGCATCCCGCCGACGATCGGTTTTATCGGCAAGTTTTATCTCCTCCGGGCCGCTGTGGAATCAGGACTGATTGGCCTTGTGGTGATGGCGGTCCTCAACAGTGTGGTCTCCGCTTTTTACTATTTGGGGGTTGTTTCGGTGATCTACTTTAGGAAGGAGCAGGGGTGCTTCACCCAAGGAGAATCGGTTGCCCCAATCTCCACCCCTCTCCTGATTGCCCTTGGGCTCACCGGTGTGGCGGTCGCCTACCTTGGCCTTTTCCCTGAGGAACTCTTTGCCTTGGCAAGACAGTCGTTTCAGGCGGCGGTGTTTTGA
- the nuoF gene encoding NADH-quinone oxidoreductase subunit NuoF, translating to MDLVLTKNFDLPDAFSLPVYEGRGGYSSLKKLFSLKPDEVIEEVKKSGLRGRGGAGFSAGMKWGFIPKNSGKETYLCVNADEGEPGTFKDRALLLKDPHRLIEGTIIGSYAIGCHTAYIYIRGEFFREYKILEQALSEAKAKRYLGENILGSGYDLEIYTHRGAGGYICGEETALIESLEGKRGYPRIKPPFPAIQGLFGCPTAVNNVETVCALPYIIEKGAGAYKKMGTEKSSGTKLFSISGPVNQPGVYEVEMGFPLRKFLQEQAGGLRPGKILKGVIPGGSSMPILNAEEVEQVTLDYESMNKFGTFLGSGGVIVIDEDYCLVKALRILARFYAHESCGQCSPCREGTGWVHKILKRIEEGEGKASDLDLLLDISDNMIGQTICVLADSIAMPTKAFITKFRKEFEDHISLKKCPKTIA from the coding sequence ATGGATCTTGTCCTTACCAAAAATTTTGACCTTCCTGATGCCTTCAGTCTTCCGGTCTATGAAGGAAGGGGAGGGTACTCATCCTTAAAAAAACTCTTTTCCCTAAAACCGGATGAGGTAATTGAAGAGGTCAAAAAATCGGGATTACGGGGAAGGGGAGGGGCCGGTTTTTCTGCCGGGATGAAGTGGGGGTTTATCCCGAAGAACAGTGGAAAAGAAACTTATCTTTGTGTGAATGCGGATGAAGGGGAGCCGGGGACCTTTAAAGACAGGGCGCTTCTCCTCAAGGACCCGCACCGTTTGATTGAGGGGACCATTATTGGGAGTTACGCGATCGGTTGTCATACCGCCTATATTTATATCCGTGGGGAGTTTTTCAGAGAGTACAAAATACTGGAACAGGCGTTGTCAGAGGCAAAGGCCAAGAGGTATCTGGGGGAAAATATCTTGGGAAGCGGTTATGATCTGGAGATCTACACCCATCGCGGGGCGGGGGGCTATATCTGCGGTGAAGAGACGGCGCTCATTGAATCTCTGGAAGGAAAAAGAGGGTACCCCAGGATCAAGCCGCCGTTTCCGGCGATTCAGGGCCTGTTTGGTTGTCCGACGGCGGTCAATAATGTGGAGACCGTTTGCGCCCTTCCCTATATTATTGAAAAAGGGGCCGGGGCTTACAAAAAGATGGGGACTGAAAAAAGTTCCGGGACAAAGCTTTTCTCTATCTCCGGTCCTGTCAATCAACCGGGGGTCTATGAAGTGGAGATGGGGTTCCCGCTCAGAAAATTTCTTCAGGAGCAGGCAGGGGGATTAAGGCCCGGGAAGATCCTGAAGGGGGTGATCCCGGGTGGTTCCTCGATGCCGATCCTGAATGCCGAAGAGGTGGAGCAGGTGACGCTGGATTACGAGTCGATGAACAAGTTCGGGACCTTTTTGGGGAGTGGCGGGGTGATTGTGATTGATGAGGATTATTGTCTGGTCAAGGCGCTCCGGATCCTGGCCCGGTTTTATGCCCACGAGTCCTGCGGGCAGTGCTCCCCCTGCCGGGAAGGGACCGGATGGGTTCATAAGATTCTTAAAAGGATAGAAGAGGGGGAGGGGAAGGCCTCCGATCTGGACCTCCTTTTGGATATCTCCGACAACATGATCGGGCAGACGATCTGCGTCCTGGCTGATTCAATCGCGATGCCAACCAAGGCGTTCATCACCAAATTTCGCAAGGAATTTGAGGACCACATCTCCCTGAAAAAGTGTCCCAAAACGATAGCTTAA
- a CDS encoding (2Fe-2S)-binding protein, which translates to MPKVTIDGQNLEVREGTNLIEAARQAGIEVPHYCYHPKLSVAGNCRMCLVEIEKSPKLQIACNTKVAEGMVVHTRNTRVEKARRSVLEFILINHPIDCPVCDQAGECKLQEYYMKYDQSSSRFPIEEKVHKEKAIDLGPWVMLDMERCILCSRCVRFCQEVAEEEELCIAERGDHSVLTAFPGKKLENPYSANVVEVCPVGALTNKDFRFKCRVWFLERTESVCPGCSMGCNINIDQHEGKIYRLTPRVNEGVNECWMCDEGRVTYKPVNQENRLRFAKIKEKFVSPDEALRSIREMMTGVDPTLVCGIGSAQFTNEDNYALMRFLKECGVAHFFYHRSEPQNPSSDDYLIQADKNPNTTGVTALGFKEIGGDRRFKIVFALGPLSEEKLKGITLEKQRKVIVFTAWDENPPSPPFVKGGHEGDFADIVLPVPTFAETDGTFTNCQGRVQRIRPAFPPRGEARPVWQWLSHLTRFLERPVPSYDTARGLFLEMTQDSAAFKGMDYEKIGGQGMLLKK; encoded by the coding sequence ATGCCCAAGGTTACCATTGACGGCCAAAATCTCGAGGTTCGGGAAGGGACGAATCTGATTGAGGCGGCCCGCCAGGCCGGTATTGAAGTCCCCCACTATTGTTACCATCCAAAACTCTCGGTTGCCGGCAACTGTCGTATGTGTCTTGTCGAGATCGAGAAAAGTCCGAAACTACAGATCGCCTGCAACACCAAAGTCGCCGAGGGGATGGTGGTTCATACCCGAAACACGAGGGTTGAAAAGGCCCGCCGTTCGGTCCTTGAGTTTATCCTGATCAACCACCCGATCGATTGCCCCGTTTGCGACCAGGCGGGGGAATGCAAGCTTCAGGAGTATTACATGAAGTATGACCAGTCCTCCTCCCGTTTTCCGATTGAAGAAAAAGTCCACAAGGAAAAGGCGATCGATCTGGGGCCCTGGGTGATGCTCGATATGGAGCGGTGCATCCTCTGCAGCCGGTGTGTCCGTTTTTGCCAGGAGGTGGCGGAAGAGGAGGAACTTTGCATCGCCGAACGAGGCGATCATTCCGTCTTGACCGCATTTCCAGGGAAGAAGTTGGAGAACCCTTATTCGGCCAATGTGGTGGAGGTCTGCCCCGTCGGGGCGCTGACCAACAAGGATTTCCGTTTCAAGTGCCGCGTCTGGTTTCTGGAAAGGACCGAATCGGTCTGCCCCGGCTGTTCCATGGGGTGCAATATCAACATCGATCAGCATGAGGGGAAGATCTACCGCTTGACCCCGCGGGTCAACGAAGGGGTGAATGAGTGCTGGATGTGTGACGAGGGGAGGGTGACTTATAAGCCGGTGAATCAGGAAAATCGTTTGCGGTTTGCAAAGATCAAGGAGAAATTTGTCTCACCGGATGAGGCGCTCCGTTCCATTCGTGAGATGATGACCGGTGTCGACCCAACGCTCGTTTGCGGTATCGGTTCGGCCCAGTTTACCAATGAAGACAACTACGCCCTCATGAGGTTTTTGAAAGAGTGCGGCGTCGCCCATTTCTTTTACCACCGTTCTGAACCGCAGAATCCTTCCTCCGATGATTATTTGATCCAGGCCGACAAGAATCCGAATACCACGGGAGTTACGGCCCTTGGTTTTAAAGAGATCGGTGGGGATCGTCGTTTCAAGATCGTTTTTGCCCTGGGCCCCCTCTCGGAGGAGAAGTTGAAGGGGATTACGCTGGAAAAACAGAGAAAGGTTATCGTTTTTACGGCGTGGGATGAAAATCCCCCCTCACCCCCCTTTGTCAAAGGGGGGCACGAGGGGGATTTTGCCGACATTGTCCTGCCGGTTCCAACATTTGCTGAAACGGACGGGACCTTCACCAACTGTCAGGGAAGGGTGCAGAGGATCCGGCCGGCCTTCCCTCCGCGTGGAGAGGCACGACCGGTCTGGCAGTGGCTCTCTCACCTGACCCGTTTCCTGGAGAGACCGGTCCCCTCCTATGACACCGCGAGGGGGCTCTTTTTGGAGATGACCCAGGACAGTGCGGCCTTCAAGGGGATGGATTATGAGAAGATCGGGGGTCAGGGGATGTTGTTGAAAAAATAA
- a CDS encoding helix-turn-helix domain-containing protein, producing the protein MKQWMTLEEAASHLKRSRSSLYQLAQKKKIPAVKLGRSWRFDREAVDNWLSQSRPISETEFPWQDCLDRLLEGLRKRFGKRFASLWIYGSWARGDQRADSDVDLLIVLHPIENREHDSNTVFELAYEATFGRDRPVLFSTIVISQKDFLEGMEPLLLNIRKEGKKVA; encoded by the coding sequence ATGAAACAATGGATGACCCTTGAGGAGGCGGCCTCTCACCTTAAAAGAAGCCGTTCTTCTCTTTACCAGTTGGCCCAAAAGAAAAAGATCCCGGCCGTTAAACTGGGGAGGAGTTGGCGTTTCGATCGTGAAGCGGTCGACAACTGGCTCTCACAATCAAGACCAATTTCTGAAACGGAATTCCCCTGGCAGGACTGTCTTGACCGGTTGTTAGAAGGTTTGAGAAAGAGGTTCGGGAAACGGTTCGCCTCACTCTGGATCTACGGCTCCTGGGCCCGAGGGGACCAAAGAGCAGATTCCGACGTGGATCTTCTGATCGTCCTCCATCCGATTGAAAATCGGGAGCATGACAGCAATACGGTCTTTGAGCTTGCCTATGAGGCTACCTTTGGAAGGGATCGCCCTGTTCTCTTCTCAACAATAGTGATCAGTCAGAAAGACTTTCTTGAAGGCATGGAACCGCTTCTTTTAAATATTCGTAAAGAGGGAAAGAAGGTGGCATGA
- the nuoH gene encoding NADH-quinone oxidoreductase subunit NuoH encodes MEILFSLLKIIIFPMLVISLIPLLIWMERKVSAYIQDRRGPNRASIFGVRLWGMIHNIADVIKLLTKEDIIPAGANKFYFVLAPAILMFVSFVAVAVIPFADSVYWEEGQVISMQLADLDVGLLYILAISSLAVYSIMLAGWSSNNKYSFLGGLRASSQMISYEIAMGLSVVALFMISGSVGLNEIVRDQGPLPWHWNFFRQPLAFFVFLAASYAETNRTPFDLPEGESEIVAGYHVEYSSMKFAMFFMGEYAAMVIASAVAASLFLGGWQVPFLSTENLRSMAPVFLHPSFFAAVLQMTTFLAKILFFCFLFVWVRWTLPRFRYDQLMSFGWRVMLPLALLNILATGGFMIAWY; translated from the coding sequence ATGGAAATTCTATTTTCACTGTTAAAAATTATTATTTTTCCGATGCTGGTGATCAGCCTGATCCCTCTCCTGATCTGGATGGAGCGGAAGGTCTCCGCTTACATCCAGGATCGCCGTGGTCCGAACAGGGCCTCTATCTTTGGGGTCCGGTTGTGGGGAATGATCCATAATATTGCCGATGTCATTAAACTGTTGACCAAGGAAGATATTATTCCGGCGGGGGCGAACAAATTTTACTTTGTTTTGGCCCCGGCGATCCTGATGTTTGTCTCTTTTGTGGCGGTGGCGGTGATTCCCTTTGCCGATTCCGTTTATTGGGAGGAAGGACAAGTTATCTCCATGCAGCTGGCTGACCTGGATGTGGGCCTCCTCTACATCCTCGCCATCAGTTCTCTGGCCGTCTACAGTATTATGCTGGCTGGCTGGTCCTCCAACAACAAATATTCGTTTTTGGGGGGTCTCCGGGCCTCCTCGCAGATGATCAGTTATGAGATTGCGATGGGGCTTTCCGTTGTGGCCCTGTTCATGATCTCCGGTTCAGTCGGCTTAAACGAGATTGTCCGGGATCAGGGCCCCCTGCCCTGGCATTGGAACTTTTTCAGGCAACCGCTCGCCTTTTTTGTTTTTCTGGCCGCCTCTTATGCAGAGACCAACAGAACCCCTTTTGACCTGCCCGAGGGAGAGTCGGAGATCGTTGCCGGCTATCATGTGGAGTATTCCAGTATGAAGTTTGCGATGTTTTTCATGGGGGAATATGCCGCGATGGTGATCGCCTCCGCCGTGGCGGCATCGCTTTTTCTGGGGGGCTGGCAGGTGCCGTTTCTTTCAACCGAAAATCTTCGATCGATGGCCCCTGTCTTCCTCCATCCGTCTTTCTTTGCCGCTGTTCTTCAGATGACCACTTTTCTTGCCAAAATTCTCTTTTTCTGTTTCCTCTTTGTCTGGGTCCGGTGGACTCTTCCCCGTTTCCGGTACGATCAACTGATGAGTTTTGGATGGAGGGTCATGCTCCCGCTGGCGCTTCTCAACATCCTGGCGACCGGCGGGTTCATGATTGCGTGGTATTGA
- a CDS encoding NADH-quinone oxidoreductase subunit J, whose product METFFFYLFALVTLGGAIGVIALPNTLSSAISLVVSLFGLAGLYVLLQAHFVAAMQILLYAGAIMVLFVFVIMLLNPGRRMVVGRLPFMALIGILVGAYLAVVMVLRMVGLADPQVTLPPSFGYLRPLGEILFSIYLVPFEAASFLLLIAIVGVVVLGKERFSQ is encoded by the coding sequence ATGGAGACATTTTTCTTCTATCTCTTTGCGCTGGTGACTTTAGGGGGGGCGATTGGGGTGATCGCCCTTCCCAATACCCTTTCTTCCGCCATCAGCCTGGTCGTGAGCCTCTTTGGCCTCGCCGGTCTTTATGTTCTCCTCCAGGCCCATTTTGTGGCGGCGATGCAAATCCTCCTGTATGCCGGGGCGATCATGGTCCTTTTTGTCTTTGTGATTATGCTATTGAATCCCGGGCGGAGAATGGTTGTCGGCCGCCTCCCCTTTATGGCGCTCATCGGGATCCTGGTGGGGGCGTATCTGGCCGTGGTCATGGTCTTGAGGATGGTCGGTCTGGCGGACCCACAGGTAACACTACCTCCTTCTTTTGGTTACCTCCGTCCGTTGGGGGAAATCCTTTTTTCCATCTATCTCGTCCCTTTTGAGGCGGCGTCGTTTCTCTTGCTGATTGCCATTGTTGGCGTGGTGGTGTTGGGAAAGGAGAGGTTTTCCCAATGA